In Betaproteobacteria bacterium, the genomic window CTTCGTCTACGCGCATCTCAATCGGGTGATCTTGCGCGACGGCCTCGACGTGGTGTTCATGGCCGGGCCCGGCCACGGCGCTCCGGGCGTGCTGGCCCCGGTCTACCTCGAGGGAAGCTACACGGAGATCTATCCGGACAAGAGCCTGGACGAGGAAGGCATGCTCCGCTTCTTCCGCCAATTCTCCTTTCCGGGCGGGATCGGCAGCCACTGCACGCCCGAGACCCCCGGCTCGATTCACGAAGGCGGTGAACTGGGCTACGTGCTTTCGCACGCTTGCGGCGCAGCCTTCGACAATCCCGACCTCATCGTCGCGGCCGTCGTGGGAGACGGCGAAGCCGAGACCGGACCGCTCGCGACGTCCTGGCACATCAACAAGTTCCTGAATCCGGCCCGCGACGGCGCAGTGCTGCCGGTGCTGAGCCTCAACGGCTACAAGATCAACAATCCGACGCTGCTCGCGCGAATTCCGCCGGACGAACTGGAACAGCTGCTTCGCGGATACGGGTGGTCGCCCCGGTTCGTGGAGGCGGCGGAACCGGAGGCCGCGCATCACGCGATGGCACGGGCGATGGACGAATGCATCTCCGAGATCCAAGGGATCCGGCGGAGGTCCCGCGACGAAGGCCGGCTTACGCGTCCCCGCTGGCCGATGATCGTGCTGCGTGCCCCCAAGGGATGGACCGCCCCGGCCCGCGTCGACGGACAGGCGCTGGAAGGCAGCTGGCGGGCGCATCAGGTTCCCATGGGCGACGTCCGGACCCACGCCGAACACCTGCGGATCCTGGAGGACTGGATGCGCGGCTACCACCCGGAAGAGCTCTTCGACGACGCAGGCGCCCCGCGGCCGGAGACGGTGGCCATCGTTCCTTCAGGCGCGCGCCGCATGGGCGCCAATCCGCACGCGAACGGCGGGCTGCTCAAGCGGGCGCTGCGGCTGCCGGACTTTCGCGACTACGCCGTCGGTGTCGACCGCCCGGGCGTCCAGCGTGCCCACAATACCTGGCCCCTCGGGGTATTCCTGCGCGATGTCATCCGCGGCAACCCGGACAACTTCCGCCTGTTCGGACCCGACGAAACCGCGTCCAACCGCCTGGGCGCCGTGTTCGAAGCGACGGGCAAGGTCTGGATGTGCGAAACGCTCCCCGTGGATGCCGAAGGCACGCACTTGTCCCCCGACGGACGCGTGGTGGAAATGCTTTCCGAGCACACGCTGGAAGGCATGCTGGAAGGCTATCTGCTCACGGGCCGGCACGGACTGCTCGCCTCGTACGAGGCGTTCGTCCATGTCATCGATTCGATGTTCAACCAGCACGCCAAGTGGCTGGACGTCTGCAACCAGCTTTCCTGGCGAGCCGATATCGCCGCGCTCAATCTGCTGGTCACCTCCACGGTCTGGCGCCAGGATCACAACGGCTTCACCCACCAGGATCCCGGCTTTCTGGACGTCGTTCTCAACAAGAGCGCCGACGTCTGCCGCATCTATCTTCCCCCGGATGCCAATTGCCTGCTCTCCGTCGCCGACCATTGCCTGCGGTCGGAGAACTACGTGAACGTGATCGTTTCGGACAAGCAGTCCCATCTCCAGTATCTCGACATGGACGCGGCGGTGATCCACTGCACCAAGGGCATCGGCATCTGGCCTTTCGCGAGCAACGACGGCGGTCGCGAACCCGACGTCGTGCTGTGCGCGGCCGGCGACGTTGCCACGCTGGAGGCCCTGGCGGCCGTGGCCTTGCTGCGGGAGGAACTGCCCGCACTGGCGATCCGCTTCGTCAACGTGGTGGATCTGTACAGGCTGCAATCCGACTCCGAGCACCCGCACGGCATGACGGACCGGGATCTCGACAGCCTCTTCACCGGCGACAAGCCGGTCATCTTCAACTTCCATGGCTATCCGTGGCTCGTGCACCGGCTCACGTACCGGCGCAACAACCATCGCAATCTGCACGTGCGGGGCTACAAGGAGAAAGGCAACATCGACACACCGCTGGAACTGGCCATCGAGAACCAGACCGACCGGTTCAGCCTTGCCATCGACGTCATCGACCGCGTGCCGCATCTCGGCCAGACAGGGGCGCACGCGAAGGAACGATTCCGCAACCGGCAGATCGCCTGCCGAAACTACGCGCACGAACACGGGGTGGACTGTCCCGACGTCGCGCAATGGTGCTGGCCCTGCTGAGCACCGGCGGCGGCCGGCCGGGCCGCGATCCCGCGGTTTCCGATCGGCGCAGCAGGGGATGACCGGCTGAGTACGGCGCACCGTGCGTGTGCGTGCGGCAAGGTACCATTGGCCCCCCGTTCCTCTCGACGCGTCGCCGTGATCACCCGTTCCACGCCCTTGTGGCGTCCCTCCGCCGCCCGCATCTCGAACGCCCGCATCACGCACTACCTCCGCTGGCTGGAGCGAACCCGGGGTCTCGCCTTCCCCGACTACGAATCGCTCTGGCAGTGGTCCGTCGACGAGATCGAAACGTTCTGGGAAACCGTCTGGCAATACTTCGAAGTGCGGTCGCACTCTCCTTACGAGCGCGTGCTGGACCGGAGGGTGATGCCGGGAGCGAAGTGGTTCCAGGGCGCGACGCTCAACTACGCAGAGCACCAGCTCGCCTTCGCTGAACGGCCGGATGCCGCTTCCCGGCCCGCCATCATCTTCCAATCCGAAACCTCTCCGCGCCGGGAACTGTCCTGGACGTCGCTGTCCGGTCAGGTAGGCGCCCTGCGGCGGTGTCTCCAGACATTGGGAGTCGAGCGCGGCGACCGGGTCGTGTCCTACATGCCCAACATCCCGGAGAGCATGATCGCGCTGCTGGCCGCATCCAGCCTGGGCGCCATCTGGTCGAGCTGTTCACCGGACATGGGCCCTGTGAGCGTCCTGGACCGGTTCCGCCAGATCTCCCCGCGCGTGCTCTTCGCCGTGGACGGCTACCGTTACAACGGCAAGCCGATCGACCGCCGCGAGGTGGTGCGGGAGCTCGTGGCGCAACTGCCCTCGGTCGAGGCGGTCGTGTTCGTGCCCTATCTCGATCCCGGCGCGACGTTCGATACGGGTCCGCTGCCGGCCGGCCGCCAGGTCGAGATCGTGCGCGCGGGAGACGTGCTGGCGCATCCCGAGCCGCCCCGCTTCGATCCCGTGCCCTTCGATCACCCGCTCTGGATCGTCTATTCCTCGGGAACGACGGGCATGCCCAAGCCCATCGTGCACAGCCACGGCGGGGTCGTCATCGAGAACTTCAAAGGCATCTGCCTGCACCTGGACATCGGGCCTGACGACCGGTTCTTCTGGTATTCGTCCACGAGCTGGATCATGTGGAATCTGCTCGTGTCCACGGCTGCGACGGGCTGCACGGTGCTCATGTTCGACGGCAATCCCGGCCATCCCGACCTGGACACGCTGTGGCGGTTCGCGGAACGCGAGCGCGCGACGTTCTTCGGAACGAGCCCGGCGTTCCTCGGACTTTGCATGAAGTCGGGCGTCGATCCCGCCTCCCGCTTCGACCTGACGGCGTTGCGGGCGCTCGGCAGCACCGGGTCGCCGCTCACGGAAGAAGGCTTCCGCTGGGTGTACGAGCACATCAAGTCCGATCTGCACCTGGCCTCCATCTCCGGCGGCACGGACCCGGGTTCGGCCTTCGTCGGGGCCTGCCCGACCCTGCCCGTCTACGCGGGGGAGATGCAGGCGCGCGGACTGGGGGTGGCGACCTACGCCTACGACGACGCGGGCAATGCCATCTACGACGAAGTGGGCGAACTGGTGTGCGCGCAGCCCATCCCTTCGATGCCCCTCTACTTCTGGGGAGACACCGACGGCCGGCGCTATTTCGAGAGCTACTTCGACGTGTATCCCGGCGTCTGGCGGCACGGCGACTGGCTGAA contains:
- a CDS encoding phosphoketolase family protein, which gives rise to MTQDLDTHSADAAVPGVPFRSLSPQELHHLDAFWRACNYLALGMIHLRANPLLTEPLAPEHIKQRLLGHWGASPALSFVYAHLNRVILRDGLDVVFMAGPGHGAPGVLAPVYLEGSYTEIYPDKSLDEEGMLRFFRQFSFPGGIGSHCTPETPGSIHEGGELGYVLSHACGAAFDNPDLIVAAVVGDGEAETGPLATSWHINKFLNPARDGAVLPVLSLNGYKINNPTLLARIPPDELEQLLRGYGWSPRFVEAAEPEAAHHAMARAMDECISEIQGIRRRSRDEGRLTRPRWPMIVLRAPKGWTAPARVDGQALEGSWRAHQVPMGDVRTHAEHLRILEDWMRGYHPEELFDDAGAPRPETVAIVPSGARRMGANPHANGGLLKRALRLPDFRDYAVGVDRPGVQRAHNTWPLGVFLRDVIRGNPDNFRLFGPDETASNRLGAVFEATGKVWMCETLPVDAEGTHLSPDGRVVEMLSEHTLEGMLEGYLLTGRHGLLASYEAFVHVIDSMFNQHAKWLDVCNQLSWRADIAALNLLVTSTVWRQDHNGFTHQDPGFLDVVLNKSADVCRIYLPPDANCLLSVADHCLRSENYVNVIVSDKQSHLQYLDMDAAVIHCTKGIGIWPFASNDGGREPDVVLCAAGDVATLEALAAVALLREELPALAIRFVNVVDLYRLQSDSEHPHGMTDRDLDSLFTGDKPVIFNFHGYPWLVHRLTYRRNNHRNLHVRGYKEKGNIDTPLELAIENQTDRFSLAIDVIDRVPHLGQTGAHAKERFRNRQIACRNYAHEHGVDCPDVAQWCWPC
- a CDS encoding acetoacetate--CoA ligase, with the translated sequence MAPRSSRRVAVITRSTPLWRPSAARISNARITHYLRWLERTRGLAFPDYESLWQWSVDEIETFWETVWQYFEVRSHSPYERVLDRRVMPGAKWFQGATLNYAEHQLAFAERPDAASRPAIIFQSETSPRRELSWTSLSGQVGALRRCLQTLGVERGDRVVSYMPNIPESMIALLAASSLGAIWSSCSPDMGPVSVLDRFRQISPRVLFAVDGYRYNGKPIDRREVVRELVAQLPSVEAVVFVPYLDPGATFDTGPLPAGRQVEIVRAGDVLAHPEPPRFDPVPFDHPLWIVYSSGTTGMPKPIVHSHGGVVIENFKGICLHLDIGPDDRFFWYSSTSWIMWNLLVSTAATGCTVLMFDGNPGHPDLDTLWRFAERERATFFGTSPAFLGLCMKSGVDPASRFDLTALRALGSTGSPLTEEGFRWVYEHIKSDLHLASISGGTDPGSAFVGACPTLPVYAGEMQARGLGVATYAYDDAGNAIYDEVGELVCAQPIPSMPLYFWGDTDGRRYFESYFDVYPGVWRHGDWLKLITRPESVTAVIYGRSDSTINRYGIRMGTSELYRVVEDFAEVADSLVVDLEYLGRESFMALFVVRGAGSRAVPPELKGRLLDAIRVKLSARHVPNDVFAIAEVPRTISGKKMEVPVKKILLGHPAEKSANRDSMANPASIDWFIAFATSRESQR